In Bubalus kerabau isolate K-KA32 ecotype Philippines breed swamp buffalo chromosome 4, PCC_UOA_SB_1v2, whole genome shotgun sequence, one DNA window encodes the following:
- the SLC25A37 gene encoding mitoferrin-1 isoform X3, which translates to MATLLHDAVMNPAEVVKQRMQMYNSPHRSALSCIRTVWGTEGLGAFYRSYTTQLTMNIPFQSIHFITYEFLQEQINPYRGYNPQSHIISGGLAGALAAAATTPLDVCKTLLNTQENMALNLANISGRLSGMANAFRTVYQLNGLPGYFKGVQARVIYQMPSTAISWSVYEFFKYFLTKHKLENRTPY; encoded by the coding sequence CGTGAAGCAACGCATGCAGATGTACAACTCGCCGCACCGGTCGGCCCTCAGCTGCATCCGGACAGTGTGGGGGACGGAGGGCTTGGGGGCCTTCTATCGGAGTTACACCACGCAGCTGACCATGAACATTCCCTTCCAGTCCATCCACTTCATCACCTACGAGTTCCTGCAGGAGCAGATCAACCCCTACCGGGGCTACAATCCGCAGTCCCACATCATCTCAGGTGGGCTGGCCGGGGCCCTGGCTGCCGCCGCCACCACCCCCCTGGACGTCTGTAAGACCCTCCTCAACACTCAGGAGAACATGGCCCTCAACCTGGCCAACATCAGCGGCCGGCTGTCGGGCATGGCCAATGCCTTCCGGACGGTGTATCAGCTCAACGGCCTGCCCGGGTACTTCAAAGGTGTGCAGGCCCGGGTCATCTACCAGATGCCATCCACCGCCATCTCTTGGTCTGTCTATGAGTTCTTCAAGTACTTCCTCACCAAACACAAGCTGGAGAATCGAACTCCCTACTAA